In Chroogloeocystis siderophila 5.2 s.c.1, the DNA window ACAAGCGTCTGATATTCTACAACGTTACCTCAGTGGTGCATTAACGAATCGGATGACACCAGAGCGAGCAATGCAAGCTGCTGCAAATGAAACTCGCCGCTTACTCAGTAGGGGTTAGGGGCGCGGGGCTAGCTGTAAAGATAAGTTTAAAGTCTAGAATCTTTTTTGCAAACTTCGATGTTTAATACAAAGACAATTCGGGGACGCGAACAACGCACAGCATGGATTTTGACAATACCAGCCTTGCTGATGCTATTGTTTGTTTTTGGATATCCTATTATTCGTGCTTTTTGGCTGAGTTTATTTACACAAAACTTGGGAACACGACTGCAACCTGTTTTCTCTGGGTTCGACAACTATTCGCGAATGGCGGGGGATGGTCGTTTTTGGCAAAGCTTTTGGGTAACGATTATCTTTACGGTTTCTTCAGTGCTCTTGGAGTTACTTTTAGGATTAGCGATCGCGCTGATTCTCAACCAAAAGTTTTTTGGACGCGGTTTAGTACGAACATCCGCGATTATTCCCTGGGCTTTGCCAACCGCTTTGATTGGTTTAGCTTGGGCGTGGATTTTTAACGACCAATTTGGGATAGTCAACGATATTTTACTGCGGTTAGGAATTATCAATACCGGAATTAACTGGCTAGGAGATCCGACGCTAGCGATGTTTGCGGTCATTTTTGCTGACGTTTGGAAAACGACGCCATTCATCAGTATTTTGCTACTTGCAGGCTTGCAATCGATTTCACCTGATTTATATGAAGCGCACTCGATTGATGGCGCGACACCTTGGCAGAATTTCCGCCAGATTACCTTACCCTTACTGCTACCACAAATTTTAATTGCGATGCTGTTTCGCTTTGCGCAGGCGTTTGGTGTTTTCGACCTGATTCAGGTGATGACGGGCGGGGGGCCTGGGGGTGCAACCGAAGTGGTATCACTATACATCTATTCGACTGTCATGCGTTACCTCGACTTTGGCTATGGCTCAGCACTAGTCGTCGTGACATTTTTATTGCTGGTGTTGGCTGTAGCGATCGCCAGTCTCCTCCTCAACAAAACTCGCGCCCGAACAGGTACAACTTAACTCATAATCCAAAATCATGACTGCAACTCCTGAAGTCGTTCCCATTACTCCTAGACAAACCGGCGGCGCCAAAAAGATTCCTTGGCGGAAGATTTTAACAACCATCGCCGTCATCTTCGTTGTCATTTTTTGTTTAGCGCCAGTGATGTGGCAAGTTTTAACTTCATTCAAAGTCAATGAAGATATTGCGGCTGTTCCCACGGTGTATTTCCCAACGCGCTATACGTTAGACCACTATATCGAGTTATTTGTCCGCCGCCCCTTTTGGCGCTATATCCTCAATAGTGCGTTTGTGTCGATTGTGTCTACTGCACTAGCTTTAGCACTGGGCGCACCGGCTTCTTACGCGCTGGCGCGATTGCGTCCTTGGGGTGGTAAGGTGATTTTGGCAGGAATTCTCATTGTTACCTTATTCCCAGGAATTTTGTTATTCATTGGACTTTTAGAAATTATTCAACAATTAGGATGGGGTAACAACTACCTAGCACTGATTGTGCCCTACACTGCCATCAATTTGCCATTAACAATTTTGGTACTGCGCAGCTTTTTTGAGCAATTACCAAAAGACTTGGAAGATTCCGCTAGAGTGGACGGTTACAACACATTTCAAATGCTGTGGCAAATCTTACTACCGATGACGCTTCCAGCTTTGGTAACAACAGGAATTCTCACCTTTATTTTTGCTTGGAACGAATTCATCTTCGCATTGACCTTCATGACGCGCGAAGAACTCAAAACAATTCCAGTTGCAGCAGCCCAGTTGGGGGGTGCATCGGTGTTTGAAATTCCCTATGGACCAATCGCCGCGGCGACAGTTCTCGGGACGTTACCGCTCGTGTTACTTGTTCTCTTCTTCCAACGCAAGATCGTTCAAGGTCTTACCGCTGGGGCTGTTAAAGGTTAGTAATTGGCAGCTAGTTGCTAATCACTAATCACTAATCTCTATTTCCTAATAAAATGGCTAGACTCGAACTCAAAAATTTAAATAAAACCTTTTCTCCGAAAGTCGTTCCCGTTAAAGACATCAGTTTAACGGTCGAAGATGGAGAATTTTTAACCTTACTCGGTCCTTCCGGTTGTGGTAAATCTACAGTGCTACGGATGATTGCGGGGTTAGAAGAACCAACACGCGGTCAAGTTGTCCTCGGAGGTGAAGAGATCACGTTTAGACGACCAGGCGATCGCAATATGGCAATGGTATTCCAAAGCTATGCGCTGTACCCTCACATGACTGTCGCCGAAAACCTGGCGTCGGGACTCAAGCTTAAAAATGTACCGCGCGCAGAAATTAAGCAGCGTGTTGCTGAAGTCGCCCAACTTCTTGGCTTAGAAGAGTTACTCAACCGCAAACCTGGTCAAATGTCTGGAGGACAACGCCAGCGGGTTGCGGTTGGTCGCGCTTTGGTGCGTCAAGCCCAAGTATTCTTACTCGACGAACCTTTAAGTAACCTCGATGCATTATTGAGAGAACGCGTCCGTGCAGATCTCAAACAAATTTTTGCAACTCAAAAAGCCCCAGTGGTTTATGTTACCCACGACCAAACCGAAGCAATGACACTGTCTTCTAAAGTTGCGGTGTTGAACAATGGCTATGTTCAACAACTCGCACCACCAGATCGCATTTACAGTCATCCTGCTAACTTATTTGTTGCCGGATTTGTTGGTAGTCCGCAAATGAATCTCCTTACCTTACCTTGTCGCGGGCGTTACGCACTACTCGGAAACTTTCAAATTCCACTACTAGATATCCCTACAGTTCCCCCACAAATTGTTTTAGGAATTCGCCCCGAAAACGTCCGTGTTGCCCGACCAGAAGATGAATACATCATCCAAGGTAGAGTCTTTTTGGTTGAACACTTGGGGATGCACAACTTAGTCAGTGTCCGTGTTAATGGTGCGCATTCAGAGTCAGAACCGCAGACAGTACGTGCCTTGTTACCTACAGACCAAGTTTGGAGTAATGAAGAAATTAAGCTTGCTTTACCACCACAAAATATCCACTGGTTCGATGTTGAGTCAGGAGATTCATTAGTAGGAAGACAAAGAGTACAAACGATGAGTTAGTGGCGCTTTGGTTAGTGGCTAGAGTAATAATATCCAAACGACTTGTTTCTCTAGCTACTTTTATTGTGATGCAGCAACATTTATCAATACAATTTCCCTCAGCTCAACAAATTGCAGATGTCAGAGCCTATATTAAACAAAGTTGGAAAACTTTGTCGCGATCGCCTGCGGATATTTTAGCAGCAGCTTATGACCCAAAGCTTGAGCGTCGTGAAAATTCTCCTTGGTTAGTTTACGTCTCTGCTAAAGAAAACCGTTTAAAAGTTGAACAATCGTTACAACAAATACTGAGCCAAGCAGAATTTAATAAGTTAGAAATTAGAACTTTACCCGCAAATATTTCAACAATTCAAGAACACGGATTACTTTACCTTCCAGGTTCTTACGTTGTTCCTGGAGGGCGGTTTAATGAAATGTTTGGCTGGGATAGTTATTTTATTTTATTAGGCTTACTACAAGATCAAGAATTAGAACTTGCCCAAAGCTTAGTCAACCAACTTATCTACGAAATTGAGCATTATGGTACAATTTTAAACGCTAATCGTACCTATTTTTTAACGCGATCGCAACCTCCAGTATTAACATTAATGGTACTAGCGTTGTTTGCCCATACACAAAACAAACAATGGTTGCAATCGATAATTCCAGCAATTGAAAAATATTACACTTTTTGGACTACAGAGCCACATTTACATCCAGAAACAGGACTTTCACGCTTTTTTGACTCTGGCGAAGGACCTGCACCCGAAGTTATTAGTGATGAAAAAGATGACGCGGGAAGAACTCATTATGACCGAGTTCTAACGTATTATACCACATACGGAATCAACGGATTAGATGCGTATTACGATTCAACAAGTGGCTTCACCGAATTATTTTATCAAGGCGATCGCTCAATGCGCGAATCAGGCTTTGATTGTTCGCATCGCTTCGGGTTATTTAATCTTGAAATTACACAATATTTACCTGTGTGTTTGAATGTTTTACTCTATCAAATGGAGCAAGACATAGCACAAATTTATCAAATTTTAGGTAAAGATTCAAGACTTTGGTGCGATCGCGCGACAAAACGCAGCCAAACAATCAATCAGTTAATGTGGGACGAACAAGTAGGACTTTATTTTGATTACAACTTTGTCACGCATCAACGCAGTCAGTACGAATTTGTCACAACATTCTATCCTTTATGGGCTGGTATAGCTTCGCAAAAACAAACTGAAAAAGTCGTAAAAAACTTAGCAAAATTTTTAGCGCCAGGCGGCTTACTCACAAGTACTATTGTCACAGGAAATCAATGGGATGCACCGTTTGGTTGGGCACCTTTACATCTCATTGCTGTACAAGGTTTAAGCCGTTATCATTATCTCCCGCAAGCCGAAGACATTGCCAAAAGATTTATCACGTTGGTTGTGCAAGAATTTGAAAAATACGGTGCAATTGTCGAGAAATACGATGTTGTTAAATGTTCTGCCAACGTTTCTGACGAAATTCTCTTTGGCTATAGTTCCAACGAAATTGGTTTTGGCTGGACAAATGGAGTGTTTTTGGAACTGTTATCTTGGTTAGAAAACTTAAAGTCATAATTCGTAATATCAACGTTACTGCACTCAACGACTTTTCACTAACACCAAATCACCCTCAAACTTAGCGGAATAAGTCGCGAGAGGTTCCTTCGCCGGACCATTTTGCACGCTGCCATCACTGGCAAACTTAGAATTATGACAAGGACAAACAAAGGCTTTTTCGGCTTGTTGCCAAGCAACGTTACACCCAGCATGAGGACAAGTAGGATTAACCGCGATCGCTTGATTTGGATTAGCCGGATCGCGGATTACTAATGCTTTGCCATCTGCTAAATCTTCATTGAGAAGTTGCCCGGTTTTATCCAATTCGCTGAGGGATCCTACTACTTCAAACCCGTCAGAGCGAACATCAGAAGCAACATCTGCTGATTGCGAATTACAAGCCGCAATGCTAACACTTGCACTTGCTCCTACCAAACTGATAAATTCTCGACGGTTCATTCGTGAAATCTCTAATATGCCTTACTTAAGTTAGCAGTGCAGATGGTCTTTTCCAAGTATTTTCGAGAAATTTTAGCGGCTGCGTGTGATTTCAACGGTAATTTTGCCACCAAAATCGGGAATGGGGGCGGCGAGTTTTGTGAGGCGGACTTGGACTTGTTGGACGCGGTCAGCTTTTAGAATAGATGTAGCGATCGCATCTACCAAGCGTTCGATCAACGCATACTTAGAGGTTTTTACCAAGTGCTGCACGTCATTAATTACGCTACGGTAATCGAGAGTATCCTCAATCGCATCGCTCTTACCTGCTACGGATAGATCTAACCACAGCGTTAAGTCTACCTCAAACCATTGACCTAAAACTTGTTCTTCGGGCAAATAACCTGTGTAACCGTAGCAACGAATTCCTGTTAAATGAAAACAGTCCATACAATTTTCCTTATCATTAGCTAATGGCTCATCGCTCATTGCTTGCTCATGCTTGATTTTCGCAACACTAATACCGTTTGGGGTTCTATACTCGCAGAGACTTTTGGGCGGCTAGGGTTAAAAACCGCCGTGATTTGTCCAGGTTCGCGGTCTACACCACTGGCGATCGCCTTTACCCAAACTGATCGAGTCGAAGCCATACCCATTTTAGACGAACGTTCCGCAGCGTTTTTTGCTTTGGGAATTGCTCGTCAAACCAAACACCCTGTCGTGTTAGTTTGCACGTCTGGAACCGCCGCTGCAAATTTCTACCCTGCAATTATCGAAGCGCGAGAAAGCCAAGTTCCTTTGATTGTCTTAACCGCAGATCGTCCCCCTGAATTACGTGACTGTCATTCAGGACAAACAATCGACCAAGTAAAGTTGTATGGCACATACGCCAACTGGTACGCTGAATTAGCACTACCCTCGTTAGAAATTGAGATGCTAGCGTACCTCCGCCAAACGCTGATTTATGCATGGGAGCGATCGCGCTATCCTGTTGCTGGAGTTGTGCATCTCAACATCCCCTTTCGCGATCCTTTAGCACCCATCCCCGACTCCACCATCGCCGTATTCCAATCACAAT includes these proteins:
- a CDS encoding carbohydrate ABC transporter permease; protein product: MFNTKTIRGREQRTAWILTIPALLMLLFVFGYPIIRAFWLSLFTQNLGTRLQPVFSGFDNYSRMAGDGRFWQSFWVTIIFTVSSVLLELLLGLAIALILNQKFFGRGLVRTSAIIPWALPTALIGLAWAWIFNDQFGIVNDILLRLGIINTGINWLGDPTLAMFAVIFADVWKTTPFISILLLAGLQSISPDLYEAHSIDGATPWQNFRQITLPLLLPQILIAMLFRFAQAFGVFDLIQVMTGGGPGGATEVVSLYIYSTVMRYLDFGYGSALVVVTFLLLVLAVAIASLLLNKTRARTGTT
- a CDS encoding carbohydrate ABC transporter permease, with product MTATPEVVPITPRQTGGAKKIPWRKILTTIAVIFVVIFCLAPVMWQVLTSFKVNEDIAAVPTVYFPTRYTLDHYIELFVRRPFWRYILNSAFVSIVSTALALALGAPASYALARLRPWGGKVILAGILIVTLFPGILLFIGLLEIIQQLGWGNNYLALIVPYTAINLPLTILVLRSFFEQLPKDLEDSARVDGYNTFQMLWQILLPMTLPALVTTGILTFIFAWNEFIFALTFMTREELKTIPVAAAQLGGASVFEIPYGPIAAATVLGTLPLVLLVLFFQRKIVQGLTAGAVKG
- a CDS encoding ABC transporter ATP-binding protein yields the protein MARLELKNLNKTFSPKVVPVKDISLTVEDGEFLTLLGPSGCGKSTVLRMIAGLEEPTRGQVVLGGEEITFRRPGDRNMAMVFQSYALYPHMTVAENLASGLKLKNVPRAEIKQRVAEVAQLLGLEELLNRKPGQMSGGQRQRVAVGRALVRQAQVFLLDEPLSNLDALLRERVRADLKQIFATQKAPVVYVTHDQTEAMTLSSKVAVLNNGYVQQLAPPDRIYSHPANLFVAGFVGSPQMNLLTLPCRGRYALLGNFQIPLLDIPTVPPQIVLGIRPENVRVARPEDEYIIQGRVFLVEHLGMHNLVSVRVNGAHSESEPQTVRALLPTDQVWSNEEIKLALPPQNIHWFDVESGDSLVGRQRVQTMS
- a CDS encoding trehalase family glycosidase; this encodes MQQHLSIQFPSAQQIADVRAYIKQSWKTLSRSPADILAAAYDPKLERRENSPWLVYVSAKENRLKVEQSLQQILSQAEFNKLEIRTLPANISTIQEHGLLYLPGSYVVPGGRFNEMFGWDSYFILLGLLQDQELELAQSLVNQLIYEIEHYGTILNANRTYFLTRSQPPVLTLMVLALFAHTQNKQWLQSIIPAIEKYYTFWTTEPHLHPETGLSRFFDSGEGPAPEVISDEKDDAGRTHYDRVLTYYTTYGINGLDAYYDSTSGFTELFYQGDRSMRESGFDCSHRFGLFNLEITQYLPVCLNVLLYQMEQDIAQIYQILGKDSRLWCDRATKRSQTINQLMWDEQVGLYFDYNFVTHQRSQYEFVTTFYPLWAGIASQKQTEKVVKNLAKFLAPGGLLTSTIVTGNQWDAPFGWAPLHLIAVQGLSRYHYLPQAEDIAKRFITLVVQEFEKYGAIVEKYDVVKCSANVSDEILFGYSSNEIGFGWTNGVFLELLSWLENLKS
- a CDS encoding ubiquinol-cytochrome c reductase iron-sulfur subunit, whose amino-acid sequence is MNRREFISLVGASASVSIAACNSQSADVASDVRSDGFEVVGSLSELDKTGQLLNEDLADGKALVIRDPANPNQAIAVNPTCPHAGCNVAWQQAEKAFVCPCHNSKFASDGSVQNGPAKEPLATYSAKFEGDLVLVKSR
- the folB gene encoding dihydroneopterin aldolase produces the protein MDCFHLTGIRCYGYTGYLPEEQVLGQWFEVDLTLWLDLSVAGKSDAIEDTLDYRSVINDVQHLVKTSKYALIERLVDAIATSILKADRVQQVQVRLTKLAAPIPDFGGKITVEITRSR